One window of Triticum dicoccoides isolate Atlit2015 ecotype Zavitan chromosome 5A, WEW_v2.0, whole genome shotgun sequence genomic DNA carries:
- the LOC119303322 gene encoding 5'-nucleotidase domain-containing protein 4-like isoform X1, giving the protein MLSRRPLAAALRLAPLSPPLLLFFASSSSSSSSPASCSSPTASASAPRGCSALRMDSGAVEPASTGAIWSTPSVEPRSISIGKQIFCNRSLNMRNITAVGFDMDYTLAQYKPETFEALAYHGTIEKLVKDLNYPEELLTWQFDWKYMVRGLVLDKKRGNILKMDRHKYVKVAYHGFREMSKEEKVAAYGSTLIRDSFDEPDYALIDTLFSLGEAYLFAQLVDFMDSNPAKVPSGTDYAHMYRDVRSAVDLCHRDGTLKRMVAKEPSRYINEDLAIVPMLQMLRKSGRSTFLVTNSLWDYTDVVMNYLCGPYMSDVSSSHNHKWLEYFDVVITGSSKPSFFHDDNRTGLFEVEPDSGKLLNADLQIGSPRASQHQPKPIHKVYQGGNVGHLHRLLSVASSSQILYVGDHIYGDILRSKKVLGWRTMLVIPELEQEVKLQSESKSTRKELRHLRMERDSVEDTIHRLEWSLQFEDLTENEKGKLLSEHDNLLQKLKGIRCLLRDAQMQHHQKFHKVWGQLMKTGYQNSRFAHQVERFACLYCSQVTDFGLYSPNKYYRPSEDYMPHEFDVLGL; this is encoded by the exons ATGCTCTCCAGGAGGCCGCTCGCCGCCGCCCTACGCCTCGCGCCCCTCTCGCCTccgctcctcctcttcttcgcctcctcctcctcctcctcgtcgtcacccGCCTCGTGCTCCTCCCCCACCGCTTCGGCCTCGGCCCCCAGAG GCTGCAGTGCTCTAAGGATGGATAGCGGCGCTGTGGAACCAGCTTCAACCGGGGCAATCTGGTCAACGCCGTCGGTGGAGCCGAGAAGCATTTCCATCGGGAAGCAGATATTCTGCAACAGGTCTCTCAACATGAGGAACATCACCGCAGTAGGATTTGATATGGACTACACTCTTGCGCAGTACAAACCTGAGACATTCGAGGCCCTTGCTTACCATGGCACCattgagaagctcgtgaaggatctCAACTACCCTGAGGAG ctgttgacatggcaatttgactGGAAGTATATGGTCAGAGGACTAGTTCTTGATAAGAAAAGAGGAAATATCTTGAAG ATGGACCGGCACAAGTATGTAAAAGTTGCATACCATGGATTTAGGGAGATGTCGAAGGAAGAAAAAGTTGCTGCTTATGGGAGTACATTGATAAGGGATTCCTTCGATGAACCTGATTATGCCCTTATAGATACACTTTTCTCACTGGGTGAAGCCTATCTGTTTGCTCAGCTTGTTGATTTCATGGACAGCAATCCTGCAAAAGTACCTTCAGGCACTGA CTATGCGCATATGTATAGAGATGTGAGGTCTGCGGTTGATCTGTGTCATCGTGATGGAACTTTAAAACGAATGGTTGCAAAGGAACCTAGCAG GTATATCAATGAAGACTTGGCAATTGTGCCGATGCTTCAAATGCTTAGAAAATCTGGACGCTCCACATTCTTGGTGACAAACAG TTTATGGGACTACACTGATGTTGTCATGAACTACCTATGTGGGCCATATATGTCAGATGTAAGCTCAAGTCACAACCACAAGTGGCTTGAGTATTTTGATGTTGTTATAACAGGCAG TTCAAAGCCAAGCTTTTTTCATGATGATAACCGAACAGGATTGTTTGAAGTTGAGCCTGATTCTGGGAAACTTCTAAATGCTGATCTTCAG ATTGGAAGCCCAAGAGCAAGTCAACATCAGCCAAAACCAATTCACAAAGTTTACCAG GGAGGCAATGTTGGTCATCTTCACAGACTACTTTCTGTTGCTTCTAGTTCGCAG ATCCTCTATGTTGGTGATCACATATATGGAGACATACTCCGCAGCAAGAAAGTTCTAG GTTGGCGGACTATGCTGGTAATACCTGAGCTGGAGCAAGAGGTGAAGCTTCAATCAGAATCAAAGTCTACTCGAAAG GAGCTTAGACACCTTAGAATGGAGCGTGATTCAGTTGAAGACACGATCCATCGCCTTGAATGGTCTCTTCA ATTTGAAGATCTTACAGAGAATGAGAAGGGAAAGTTGTTATCTGAGCATGATAATCTACTg CAAAAGCTGAAGGGTATCCGCTGCCTTCTCCGAGATGCTCAGATGCAACATCACCAGAAG TTTCACAAGGTGTGGGGACAGCTTATGAAGACTGGGTACCAAAACTCTCGGTTTGCTCACCAG GTCGAGAGATTTGCGTGCCTATACTGCAGCCAAGTTACAGACTTTGGGTTGTATTCTCCCAACAAGTATTACCGTCCAAGCGAAGATTACATGCCCCATGAGTTCGATGTGCTTGGCCTGTAG
- the LOC119303322 gene encoding 5'-nucleotidase domain-containing protein 4-like isoform X2 gives MLSRRPLAAALRLAPLSPPLLLFFASSSSSSSSPASCSSPTASASAPRGCSALRMDSGAVEPASTGAIWSTPSVEPRSISIGKQIFCNRSLNMRNITAVGFDMDYTLAQYKPETFEALAYHGTIEKLVKDLNYPEELLTWQFDWKYMVRGLVLDKKRGNILKMDRHKYVKVAYHGFREMSKEEKVAAYGSTLIRDSFDEPDYALIDTLFSLGEAYLFAQLVDFMDSNPAKVPSGTDYAHMYRDVRSAVDLCHRDGTLKRMVAKEPSRYINEDLAIVPMLQMLRKSGRSTFLVTNSLWDYTDVVMNYLCGPYMSDVSSSHNHKWLEYFDVVITGSSKPSFFHDDNRTGLFEVEPDSGKLLNADLQIGSPRASQHQPKPIHKVYQGGNVGHLHRLLSVASSSQILYVGDHIYGDILRSKKVLGWRTMLVIPELEQEVKLQSESKSTRKELRHLRMERDSVEDTIHRLEWSLQCEAHGCASCRRCMRVHTAAECELLCFIVGRLEMNHSFVASTQQLRR, from the exons ATGCTCTCCAGGAGGCCGCTCGCCGCCGCCCTACGCCTCGCGCCCCTCTCGCCTccgctcctcctcttcttcgcctcctcctcctcctcctcgtcgtcacccGCCTCGTGCTCCTCCCCCACCGCTTCGGCCTCGGCCCCCAGAG GCTGCAGTGCTCTAAGGATGGATAGCGGCGCTGTGGAACCAGCTTCAACCGGGGCAATCTGGTCAACGCCGTCGGTGGAGCCGAGAAGCATTTCCATCGGGAAGCAGATATTCTGCAACAGGTCTCTCAACATGAGGAACATCACCGCAGTAGGATTTGATATGGACTACACTCTTGCGCAGTACAAACCTGAGACATTCGAGGCCCTTGCTTACCATGGCACCattgagaagctcgtgaaggatctCAACTACCCTGAGGAG ctgttgacatggcaatttgactGGAAGTATATGGTCAGAGGACTAGTTCTTGATAAGAAAAGAGGAAATATCTTGAAG ATGGACCGGCACAAGTATGTAAAAGTTGCATACCATGGATTTAGGGAGATGTCGAAGGAAGAAAAAGTTGCTGCTTATGGGAGTACATTGATAAGGGATTCCTTCGATGAACCTGATTATGCCCTTATAGATACACTTTTCTCACTGGGTGAAGCCTATCTGTTTGCTCAGCTTGTTGATTTCATGGACAGCAATCCTGCAAAAGTACCTTCAGGCACTGA CTATGCGCATATGTATAGAGATGTGAGGTCTGCGGTTGATCTGTGTCATCGTGATGGAACTTTAAAACGAATGGTTGCAAAGGAACCTAGCAG GTATATCAATGAAGACTTGGCAATTGTGCCGATGCTTCAAATGCTTAGAAAATCTGGACGCTCCACATTCTTGGTGACAAACAG TTTATGGGACTACACTGATGTTGTCATGAACTACCTATGTGGGCCATATATGTCAGATGTAAGCTCAAGTCACAACCACAAGTGGCTTGAGTATTTTGATGTTGTTATAACAGGCAG TTCAAAGCCAAGCTTTTTTCATGATGATAACCGAACAGGATTGTTTGAAGTTGAGCCTGATTCTGGGAAACTTCTAAATGCTGATCTTCAG ATTGGAAGCCCAAGAGCAAGTCAACATCAGCCAAAACCAATTCACAAAGTTTACCAG GGAGGCAATGTTGGTCATCTTCACAGACTACTTTCTGTTGCTTCTAGTTCGCAG ATCCTCTATGTTGGTGATCACATATATGGAGACATACTCCGCAGCAAGAAAGTTCTAG GTTGGCGGACTATGCTGGTAATACCTGAGCTGGAGCAAGAGGTGAAGCTTCAATCAGAATCAAAGTCTACTCGAAAG GAGCTTAGACACCTTAGAATGGAGCGTGATTCAGTTGAAGACACGATCCATCGCCTTGAATGGTCTCTTCA ATGCGAAGCTCATGGTTGTGCAAGTTGCAGGAGATGTATGCGGGTGCATACTGCTGCTGAATGTGAACTACTTTGTTTCATAGTTGGCCGTCTTGAGATGAACCACAGTTTCGTCGCGAGCACGCAACAGCTTCGCCGCTGA